ATTGGCCAACCCCGATTTTTACCTGGATTTGCTCATTCATTCTTAAACCATTAAGCCATGTTTCAGTTGTTTTTCTCAGGAAATGATCAATGTCATCTCTCGGTACGACCTTTAAAACCACGATCCTATCATCCTGCATCAATAATAGATCATCTTTTTTCAGTCGACTTTTTAAATAGGCGTAAGTTTTCTTCCTGTCAGGAGTCATGATGACAATCGCGACCCGCTCCAATTGAAGATCAATTCCAATGCGCCTAGCTCTTTCGAGGAAGAGCGAGTCATGTTTGCCTTCAGCATGGATGATTTGGCTGACGAGTTCCTCCTTAAGCCTTTCATCCCATTGAATTTCATTCATCAAAACCGCCTGCTGAAGACTGAGCTCAGCGGCCATCCGTACGAGTTCTACGTAGCTTCTGATTTCATCTGGTGATCCAGTTATGCCGATTACTCCTATGATCCTATTATCAAAGAGTATAGGAAGATTAATACCTGGTTTAACACCATTGAGCCTTTTTGCTTCATGGTCGGTAATTTCAAAGCCCTTTCCTTGTTGAATGACGATGACTGCCCCTTCATGGATGTCATCTATGCGTTTTTCGTCGCCTGAGCCAATGATCACACCCCGATTATCCATTATATTGATATTCTTTCCGATGATCCCCATCGTCCTGTCTACAATTTCCTGAGCTAGCTGCTTGTTCAATAACTCCATGTAAATCCCCGCCTTGAAGTACAATACTATGTAATAGTATGGCTGAATATTTGCTGTAAAAAAAGTAAAGCGTGAGAACATCAGTCCTCACGCACCTATTTACCTTGTTAAAGCATGTTCTACCTTGATGCATCTGTCCATGATCACAGTATATCCTTTATCTTTCAGGAAGTTGTAGGCCTCTTCATTTTCAAGGCCAAGCTGTGCCCAGAAAACATCCGCATCGATTTCGGCAAACTCCTCTGCAACCTCCATCAAATATTCTGATCGGCGGAAAACATTGACAATGTCTACGTGTCCGTCAATTTCTTTTAACGTTTTAACTGCTTTGATTCCTAGAACTTCATCTACAGTCGGATTCACTGGGATAATATCATAGCCAGCTGCCTGCATTGCCTTTGAAACCATATAGGAAGTCCGCTCAGGGTTGTCACTCAATCCGACAACTGCAATCCTTTTTGAATTTTTAAGGATTTTGCCGATTTCTTCTCTTCCTGGATTGTTGATTGCCATTTTCATCACTCCTATGGAATAATTCGTTCCTAATGATTATTTTATCGCACTACTATTCAGACTCAAATCAACTTGCCTCATGGCATGTGATACCTAAATAATTATAAAGCTTTAAATCTCTCCTTTCCCTTTTTCTGGTGAAGTGTGAATCGATCAACGGCAACAGCGAGCAAAGTGCCAAGGATTAACCCGTTATTAAGGATTGAAACAAGGACAGGCGGAATATTGCGAAAAGCCTCGCCCGGAATGAACATCGCGCCTACACCTGCCATCAGGGCGGTTCCAATCACGACTCGAATCCTGCTTTTATCGTTTTCACGATCAAATTCTGAAAAAGCGATCCCTGTCATATTCACGAATATAACGAAAGTAACGGAGTAGCCTACAGGTGCAGGTAGAGCTGCGAACAAAGACATAACGTGCGGCAGCATACTTGCAAGGACGATCAACAATGAACTGATGATAAAAGGCAGAATCCTTGTAATACCAGTAGTTGAGATAAACCCTGCGGCGCCAGAAATTGGGACAGACCCAATTGCCGAGAAAATCCCTCCAAGCAGCTGGTTGATTCCAGCTGTGAAACCGCTGGCCCTGTATCGGAAATCAGTGCGATCAGACCCCATATCCTTTAGAACTTGTCCAGTAACCCTTATGCTGGCCAACATATTGGTGATTAACAGGAATGTAATGAAAACCGACGTCACAATTAAACCTGAATCAAAAATAGGCTTCCCAAATGCGAAAATTTCCGGTATGGCAAATGCTGGCCCTGTATATACTTCATATGCTTTTCCCAAGTTAAAAGTCTTAAATAGCACCCAGCCAGCGGCCAGGCTGATTAAGATAGCATACTGGCTGATCCATTTAATACGATGCCTTGTTAGATAGAAAGTGAAAGCTACCAAAAAAATGCTAAAACTAGCAATTGGAAGACTCACTTCGCCTTGACCTCCGCCAAGTCCAGCCATCCCATTCAAGAATGAGCCGCTTAGCTGAATCACGAGCAAAAGAAGGTAAATCCCACTGACTACAGGAGTGAACAAAGCTGCCAGTCTATCGATAAGCTTGAATAAACTTAATAGAAAAAATACAACTCCACTGATGATCATGGCTCCTTCTAATGCCTGCAGGGTTTCAATGCTGGATGAAAACAGTGTTGCACTCAATCCTGCATATATTGTAAAAACACCCCACCATAGTCCTGCGGGCCCCTCGTTAATTGGCATACGATGCCCTATAAGGGCCTGCAACAGGCTCGAAATGCCTAACACAAACATTGTTCTTTGGACCAATCCGGTCGTCTGCAAATCATTCAATTGAAATAAATCAGCGATCGCAATTGGTGCTACAATTGAACCAGCAATGATAAAGGCCATCCACTGAATGGCTGATAATAATGTCTTCATATACAATCTCCATCTTCTTGGCAAAATAGTAAACCGCGCAATTATATGTATGCTAATTCTATAAATGAAATCCTTTTTCCTTCGCTTTTAATAATATCGTACTTAAGGATACTGTAAATGAATGAACTTTTGTATTAAAACAATCCATTAGAAAAAGGACATCCGCATTAGGATGCCCTTTATGTTAATAGCTGGTAAACCATAGAATCCTTTGAATCCAATAGATAATATATTTAAATGGAGTCATCTTGTCCTTATTTTCTTCATAATCCAGTGTAAACTTTGCTTCTTCATTATTCCAGATTCGACTGAAATACTGGTCCACATCTTTGATAACCTGGCGATCAGGATCGGCTTCTATTTTGATATTGGTTTCGAGGTTTAAATCATTAAGGTTCCGACGGGTAAAGTTGGCGGATCCTCCGAGAATGACACTGTTCTTTCCTCTGTCAAAGTAAATCAATTTTGAATGATATTGCTCCTGGCCAGCATTGTACCATTTTATATTAATATTTTCGCTGCCAAATTCCATGATCTCTTCCGACACCGGGATATTTGGCAAACCAGACTTCTGGTTTCCGAAAGCGTTGGTATTAGGATCAAGTATAATATTTATTTTTGCTCCGCGATCAGCAGCCTTGTCAATTTCGTCGATGACTTTCCTTTCTGCAAGATAGAACATTCCAATCCAAATATGATCGTCTTTTCCAGAATTTTTCAGCTCGTTCAGGAGATGTTTGAGGATTTTCCCCTCCGTTAAAACCTGGACCTTAATATCTCCTTCGTCTTTTTGGGTAGTGTACTCAGGGAGATCGCCACCTCCTGAAAAATTGAGTACTGCCTGCTCAGATTCCAATATATCTCCTATAATATTTCCACTTGTTTCAAAGGCGATATTTGAGTGGAACCCACTTGCATCATGTGGGTTCGCGGATGCCACGATCGCTGTCTTTTCAGTGACGAACACTTTCCTGTGATTAGCCTTCAGGTTCAGTAGTTCAAAATAGGAGCGGAGCGTCACATCAGGCGCATTCTTTGCCATTGGATTCGGAATCCACCCTTCTCCTGATTGGCCAAACCATTGGAGAAACACCCGCCAAAAAGCCGTATACAATGGGTTGGAATCCCTTAGAGGATCCAGGTTCGTGAATACAACTTTAATGTCATGGTCCCTCAGCTCCTTAAAAACACCTGATTTGTGAGATCCATAAGTCAAATTTATTTCATCAGTGATAAAGACTACTTTAAGATCCTTATGCTTTTTCTTCTGGGCGATCAGTTTTTCTCCAATGGATTCGCTTATTTCTGGATAGCCCATGTCCTCCTTGTAATAGCCATTAAATAAAAACATATCAAGGACAATAAAATCTTCTGCTTCACCAATCCTCTTTATGATCGTATCGAATATTTCATGTTCGTACTTTTGTTTACCGTCTTTCCCTTTATAGGTTAAATCATATAAGAAGCGGACATCCTTGACCTTATGGACTTTCCCTTCATATGATAAGCCTTCAGGGATATCTTTATTGGTCTGGTAGACAGCTATAGTGATCAGGATTATTGCAAGGATCATTATGAACAATAATGGCTTTCTTTTAGATAAACTTTTCCCAATCTTCATTTTAGAAGGGCTCCTTAAGTTAATTTACTTACTTATTCACTTATTCAGCAAGTTATAAACTTAGCAAGCAAATCCGTCTATCATGAATGACAAAAACAGTTTTGTTCAAGATTTGCATGGTGTTTTTAAGAGAACATGGTAAAATAAAAGAACCTTAAAATCTTAAAAGGAGAATATTTCATGGCAATAAACGTAATAGTCATTATACTGGCATACTTGCTGGGATCAATACCTTCTGGCCTTATTATTGGAAAATTGTTCTACGGTAAAGATATTCGTGAACATGGAAGCGGGAACTTAGGCGGTACAAATACATTCAGGACACTGGGAGTAAAAGCTGGTTTAATAGTAAGTATCGCTGACGTGTTGAAAGGAACCCTTGCTGCAAGTCTGCCCTTGCTGCTAAATACGGATGATCTCCATATGCTTTTAGTAGGGGTCTTTGCGGTGATTGGACACATGTATCCTATCTTCGCAGGATTTCGAGGCGGTAAAGCGGTAGCCACTTCAGGTGGGGTTTTGCTGGCATATATTCCGGTATTATTCATATTCATGCTCTTAATCTTTTTCATCAGCCTGTACATAACAAAGTATGTTTCCCTATCTTCCATTCTAACCGGCATTGCCGCGTTCATTTACTCGCTCTTTACCCAGGACCTCCCTTTGATCATGGTTGTCGCAGTCCTGGCCAGTTTCGTCATCTACAGGCATCGAGCCAATATTGAGAGAATCCGCAATAAAACAGAGCCGAAAATCAAATGGCTTTAGAACAGGAAACTACAGCCGGCAAACCTTCCGTGTTTGCCGGCATTTTTATGGATAAAATCCAAAGTCCCCGTAAATTCCACAATAGAATGGCAGCCAAGATTAACAATTATAGCCCCTTTTGCTCCAGTAGTTCTTTATAAGATATTTTTTGTTCTTTTTAAAAAAATAAATGGTTTTGCTGTTATAATTTAAATATATATGTCATATACATTCGAAAGAAATCGAATTCAGGCTGCTAATTTATATGTATGTCAATTCCTGATGAAATTATTTAATCTAACCATGCCCAAACAATTCGAAAAAAGAAGGGATATAAATGAAACCAGGAAAACCCCTTAAAACCTTTCATTTCAGTACAGAAATGAAACAGTCAGTCTCCCCAAGTACGTATCCAAACGATAAAACGTTCTTGATTCATGAACTTCAAATGAAAAGGGGTGAGTTGACAATGGATGATTTAAAACACAAACAAGCAGAGCTTGAAAGTAAAAGCATGGAACTGGAGCAGGAAATAATTGATAAGCAGCAAACTTTAATGCACCTGCATCAGGCTATCCAAACTGCCACAAGTAAGTTTCAAGCAGCTTCAGCCAGCCATTTGGCAGCCGGATTAGCTCATGAAATTAGGAATCCCCTGACAACGATCAAGGGTTTTATCCAGTTGCTTAAACCGGAACTTCAAGCTGACCGCAAGAAGGAATTCGCTGATGTGGCTTTAGATGAAATTAATCGTGCCAACACCTTACTCACTGAATTTCTTTCTGTTTTGAAACCTGGCTCCCCTGAGAAAAGGAAGCTATCCATGAATAAGTTAGCAGAAAGTATACTCAAGCTATTTTCGAGCGAATCAATTTTAAAGGATATCCAATTCAAAGGAACCTTTCCCGAAGACGAGCTATATGTATGGGCTGATGAAAATGGAATTAAACAAGTGTTGGTGAATTTGTTGAAAAATGCATTTGAAGCAGTGGAAGGAAATCCTGCTACAAGACCTGAAATCACATTGGTTGTAAGCAAGCTTGAGGAAAACGTTTCAGTAAGTGTAATAGATAATGGCAGCGGTATTGATCAATTATCTCTTAACAAGATTTTCACACCCTTTTACACTACAAAAGCAGAAGGAACCGGGATAGGATTGGCGATCAGCAAGCAAATAATCGAAAGTCACGGCGGCCAAATGAGTGTTGCCATTGAACACAATAAAACAATATTCAAATTCGCGCTTCCTGCCGTTTAATCCTGAACAGCAATCGTCGAAAAATTGTCATATTGAAAGCCATTAACCATCTGCCGTGACTGGTAAAATGTAGGTAATAACTAAGGAAAGAAGGCGGATTGTAATGGAAGAAGTTATCAAGCAGGCCGTAAATTGGGTGTATACAACCACAACCGCTGAGGTAACGTCGCCAGATGATTTTATTGTAGAATTCCTGACTGATATTCCTGACAATGAAAGAAATGACCCTTCGCCAATCAAAATTAAAAATATGGAAGAATTATTGGATTTCCTGGAAAACACGGAATGGTAATATAAGATTCGTCTGATGTGGATTTTAAACAAAACTTTTTCAAATGGAAGTTTTGGAAAGAATATAGTTACAAATCTCCATTAAAAAATTGCGGTCTCTTAAAGGACCGCATTTTTTTACATATCGTATCACATTTTTAACAGTTTGAACTGCCCCCTTCCCAAAACATCTTTTATATAATCTAGTTTCGTATCATTGAAATAAACGGAATCGCCTTCATGAATCAGGATGGGCACTCCATCGAATGTATGAATTTGATCATTCTTTAATGGCTGCTCCTCCAGAGCAACTCGAAGCTGCGGGCCACCTCAACCGATCCCCATCGTCAACCGGACGTATAGCATTTCCTCTTCCTTGCATTCATTTTTGATTGCCTGACGCAAAATTTTATGTGCGCTCTCGGTTATTTTGAACAATACCTCTCACCCTTTCAAAGTTTCTGCCTTTAATCTACAATTTTAATGAAAATTATCGAATTATGACAAAATAATGAAAATCACAATGAAATTTATACATTTAACACCATTCTTATAATATATTATCCTTAGAGGCTAAAAAATAAATATGCCTCATTCTAATCTGGGGAGATTAACATGAGAAAAAAGAAGAAAAAACCTTTTGGTATTGCCTTGTTTGCAGGCTTAGGCATCTTGGCATCCGTATTAACTTTGCAGATGTACAATGAAGCACAAGCCAAAGAACCAAGCATTAAAATGAAATCTCAAAAGTCACATCTCGAGAGAAGCTATGATGTGACCGGTAAGAGTTTTGTGGAAACAGTGAAAATCGGAGCAATTGGTGATATCCTGATCCACGATACAGTTTATGAAGATGCATTTTTGAGTCCCGGCTACGATTTCAAACCAATGCTCAGTCATGTCAGAGAGTACTTATTGCAACCTGATCTTTTACTGGCGAACCAGGAAACTCTTCTTGGCGGAGAGGAAATCGGGTTATCAAGCTATCCAATGTTCAATAGTCCTGTTGAAGTTGGTGAGGCATTGATAGATGCCGGAGTGGATATTGTATCAAATGCAAATAATCATTCTCTTGACCGCTCGGAAA
This portion of the Mesobacillus sp. S13 genome encodes:
- a CDS encoding sugar diacid recognition domain-containing protein is translated as MELLNKQLAQEIVDRTMGIIGKNINIMDNRGVIIGSGDEKRIDDIHEGAVIVIQQGKGFEITDHEAKRLNGVKPGINLPILFDNRIIGVIGITGSPDEIRSYVELVRMAAELSLQQAVLMNEIQWDERLKEELVSQIIHAEGKHDSLFLERARRIGIDLQLERVAIVIMTPDRKKTYAYLKSRLKKDDLLLMQDDRIVVLKVVPRDDIDHFLRKTTETWLNGLRMNEQIQVKIGVGQFHEGLPGFTESYRQAVMTLDSGLKLSPQNNIYMLEEYYLPVFLLSASHKGLTGNLQPFYKSLMEKDVKGELTESLRALIDTNGDMNKAAQRLFVHRNTLRYRLDKITEITGKDPRKTTDLLHLYLSFLNHELE
- a CDS encoding purine/pyrimidine permease; the protein is MKTLLSAIQWMAFIIAGSIVAPIAIADLFQLNDLQTTGLVQRTMFVLGISSLLQALIGHRMPINEGPAGLWWGVFTIYAGLSATLFSSSIETLQALEGAMIISGVVFFLLSLFKLIDRLAALFTPVVSGIYLLLLVIQLSGSFLNGMAGLGGGQGEVSLPIASFSIFLVAFTFYLTRHRIKWISQYAILISLAAGWVLFKTFNLGKAYEVYTGPAFAIPEIFAFGKPIFDSGLIVTSVFITFLLITNMLASIRVTGQVLKDMGSDRTDFRYRASGFTAGINQLLGGIFSAIGSVPISGAAGFISTTGITRILPFIISSLLIVLASMLPHVMSLFAALPAPVGYSVTFVIFVNMTGIAFSEFDRENDKSRIRVVIGTALMAGVGAMFIPGEAFRNIPPVLVSILNNGLILGTLLAVAVDRFTLHQKKGKERFKAL
- a CDS encoding CoA-binding protein, which codes for MAINNPGREEIGKILKNSKRIAVVGLSDNPERTSYMVSKAMQAAGYDIIPVNPTVDEVLGIKAVKTLKEIDGHVDIVNVFRRSEYLMEVAEEFAEIDADVFWAQLGLENEEAYNFLKDKGYTVIMDRCIKVEHALTR
- a CDS encoding two-component system sensor histidine kinase NtrB, producing the protein MKPGKPLKTFHFSTEMKQSVSPSTYPNDKTFLIHELQMKRGELTMDDLKHKQAELESKSMELEQEIIDKQQTLMHLHQAIQTATSKFQAASASHLAAGLAHEIRNPLTTIKGFIQLLKPELQADRKKEFADVALDEINRANTLLTEFLSVLKPGSPEKRKLSMNKLAESILKLFSSESILKDIQFKGTFPEDELYVWADENGIKQVLVNLLKNAFEAVEGNPATRPEITLVVSKLEENVSVSVIDNGSGIDQLSLNKIFTPFYTTKAEGTGIGLAISKQIIESHGGQMSVAIEHNKTIFKFALPAV
- the plsY gene encoding glycerol-3-phosphate 1-O-acyltransferase PlsY, encoding MAINVIVIILAYLLGSIPSGLIIGKLFYGKDIREHGSGNLGGTNTFRTLGVKAGLIVSIADVLKGTLAASLPLLLNTDDLHMLLVGVFAVIGHMYPIFAGFRGGKAVATSGGVLLAYIPVLFIFMLLIFFISLYITKYVSLSSILTGIAAFIYSLFTQDLPLIMVVAVLASFVIYRHRANIERIRNKTEPKIKWL
- a CDS encoding phospholipase D family protein produces the protein MKIGKSLSKRKPLLFIMILAIILITIAVYQTNKDIPEGLSYEGKVHKVKDVRFLYDLTYKGKDGKQKYEHEIFDTIIKRIGEAEDFIVLDMFLFNGYYKEDMGYPEISESIGEKLIAQKKKHKDLKVVFITDEINLTYGSHKSGVFKELRDHDIKVVFTNLDPLRDSNPLYTAFWRVFLQWFGQSGEGWIPNPMAKNAPDVTLRSYFELLNLKANHRKVFVTEKTAIVASANPHDASGFHSNIAFETSGNIIGDILESEQAVLNFSGGGDLPEYTTQKDEGDIKVQVLTEGKILKHLLNELKNSGKDDHIWIGMFYLAERKVIDEIDKAADRGAKINIILDPNTNAFGNQKSGLPNIPVSEEIMEFGSENINIKWYNAGQEQYHSKLIYFDRGKNSVILGGSANFTRRNLNDLNLETNIKIEADPDRQVIKDVDQYFSRIWNNEEAKFTLDYEENKDKMTPFKYIIYWIQRILWFTSY